From a single Solanum dulcamara chromosome 4, daSolDulc1.2, whole genome shotgun sequence genomic region:
- the LOC129885795 gene encoding calmodulin-binding transcription activator 2 isoform X1, with protein MADCGSDPPGFRLDITQILSEVQHRWLRPAEICEILRNHRKFHLTPEAPYRPVSGSVFLFDRKVLRYFRKDGHNWRKKKDGKTVKEAHEKLKVGSIDVLHCYYAHGEEDDNFQRRSYWMLEQDLMHIVFVHYLEVKGNKVNVGCIRSTKLAHSNYLNDCSLSDSLPTRHKKLASANADSTSLSSTLTEAHEEAESEDSHQACSRFHSYPDRASGMDSHLVENRDTICSSYGSPQSSVEYTPLPGIDGARKCDLGNFASGSHRTIDLGSQEPVSQHCSNGEMVCHDDFKNNLSVHGNWQYSFGHSPLQFHGQNVNQDLIADSSYDLGLPSDLLTVRGQSYLYPDEQEEQLTQLNLQYLNSLVEVQGDINQENCMDMLELGDYSTIKQPHLSSVKMEEGLKKVDSFSRWVAKELEDVEELHMQPSNQMSWNVIDTEADGSCLPSQLHVESDSLSPSLSRDQVFSIIDFSPNWAYSNLETKVLITGRFLKSEGELVEYKWSCMFGEVEVPAEVLADGILRCHAPPHKPGVLPFYVTCSNRLACSEVREFEYRFGPYQELGAADVSRTEKHLLERIENLLSLGSVGSCYSSDSMEDSKEKQSTVNKIICMMEEENQQMIERVSYNDTSQCRVKEDLYFERKLKQNFYAWLVHQVTYDERGRTLLDDEGQGVLHLVAALGYDWALKAILSSGVSVDFRDMNGWTALHWAAFYGREKTVVGLVSLGASPGALTDPSAEFPLGRTPADLASANGHKGISGFLAESSLTTHLSKLTVTDAKEELASEVCGAKVGETVTERVAVTTTENDVPDVLSLKDSLAAIRNATQAAARIHQIFRVQSFQRKQIIEHCDNELSSDENALSIVASRACKLGQNNGIAHAAAIQIQKKFRGWNKRKEFLLIRQKIVKIQAHIRGHQVRKKYKPIIWSVGILEKVILRWRRKRSGLRGFRSEAVMNKPSTQEDSLPEDDYDFLKEGRKQTEVRMQKALARVKSMTQYPEGRAQYRRLLSAAEGLREVKQDGPTQIPEIPDDTVYPEEELFDVESLLDDDTFMSIAFE; from the exons ATGGCGGATTGTGGATCGGATCCTCCCGGATTTAGATTAG ACATAACACAGATATTATCAGAAGTGCAGCATCGTTGGCTGAGACCCGCTGAGATTTGTGAAATCCTGCGGAACCATAGGAAGTTCCATTTAACCCCAGAGGCTCCATACAGGCCAGTTA GTGGCTCTGTTTTTCTTTTCGATAGGAAGGTTCTAAGATACTTTAGGAAGGATGGGCATAAttggaggaagaagaaggatgggaagACAGTTAAAGAAGCTCATGAGAAGCTGAAG GTTGGAAGTATTGATGTGCTACACTGCTATTATGCCCATGGAGAAGAAGATGATAATTTTCAAAGGCGCAGTTATTGGATGCTTGAACA GGATCTCATGCACATAGTTTTTGTCCACTATTTGGAAGTTAAG GGTAACAAGGTGAATGTCGGTTGCATCAGAAGCACTAAATTAGCTCACTCAAACTATCTGAATGACTGCTCATTGTCCGATAGTCTCCCTACGAGACACAAAAAGCTAGCTTCAGCTAATGCTGATTCAACAAGTCTATCAAGCACTTTAACAGAAGCACATGAAGAAGCTGAATCAG AAGATAGTCACCAAGCGTGTTCTAGATTTCATTCATATCCAGACCGAGCATCTGGAATGGACAGTCATCTAGTGGAGAATAGGGATACCATCTGTAGTTCATATGGTTCACCTCAATCTTCAG TGGAGTATACACCACTTCCCGGTATAGATGGAGCCAGAAAGTGTGATCTTGGTAATTTTGCATCTGGTTCTCATAGAACAATTGATTTGGGATCTCAGGAACCAGTTTCTCAGCATTGTTCAAATG GTGAGATGGTATGCCACGATGATTTCAAGAATAATTTGTCAGTCCATGGAAATTGGCAG TATTCTTTTGGGCACTCTCCGTTGCAGTTTCATGGACAAAATGTCAATCAGGATTTGATTGCAGATTCGAGCTATGATTTGGGACTACCTTCGGATCTACTTACTGTTAGGGGGCAATCGTACTTATATCCTGATGAGCAAGAAGAGCAACTAACACAATTGAATCTTCAATATCTGAATTCACTCGTGGAAGTTCAAGGTGACATTAATCAAGAGAATTGTATGGATATGCTAGAGCTTGGAGACTATTCTACAATCAAACAGCCTCATTTGAGCAGTGTAAAAATGGAAGAAGGCCTGAAAAAAGTTGACAGCTTCTCCCGATGGGTTGCCAAAGAGCTTGAGGATGTTGAGGAGTTGCATATGCAGCCAAGTAATCAAATGTCATGGAATGTTATAGATACTGAGGCTGATGGTTCCTGTCTGCCAAGCCAGTTGCATGTGGAATCagattcactgagtccctctctctctcggGATCAGGTTTTCAGCATCATTGATTTTTCACCTAATTGGGCTTATTCAAACTTGGAAACGAAG GTATTGATTACTGGAAGATTTCTTAAGAGTGAGGGCGAGCTGGTTGAGTACAAGTGGTCATGTATGTTTGGGGAAGTAGAGGTTCCTGCAGAGGTTTTAGCAGACGGGATACTTCGTTGTCATGCTCCCCCACACAAACCAGGAGTACTCCCTTTTTACGTGACATGTTCAAATAGATTGGCTTGTAGTGAAGTCAGAGAATTCGAATACAGATTTGGACCTTATCAGGAACTTGGTGCTGCCGATGTTTCTAGGACTGAGAAGCATCTCCTTGAACGAATTGAAAATTTATTGTCCTTGGGATCTGTTGGTAGTTGTTACAGTTCTGATAGTATGGAGGATTCTAAGGAGAAACAAAGCACAGTTAATAAAATCATCTGTATGATGGAGGAAGAGAATCAGCAGATGATAGAGAGAGTGTCGTACAATGATACATCCCAATGCAGGGTGAAAGAGGAtctatattttgaaagaaagCTGAAACAGAATTTCTATGCATGGCTGGTTCACCAAGTTACCTATGATGAAAGAGGGCGAACTCTTCTCGATGATGAAGGCCAAGGTGTACTTCATTTGGTAGCTGCACTTGGTTATGATTGGGCCTTAAAGGCAATTTTATCATCAGGGGTAAGTGTAGATTTTCGTGACATGAATGGATGGACTGCACTTCATTGGGCCGCATTTTATGGAAG GGAGAAGACTGTTGTTGGTCTTGTCTCTTTAGGTGCATCTCCTGGAGCATTGACAGACCCATCTGCTGAATTTCCTTTGGGTAGAACCCCTGCTGATCTGGCATCTGCCAATGGACACAAGGGAATATCTGGATTTCTTGCTGAATCTTCTTTGACCACTCACCTTTCTAAGCTTACTGTGACTGATGCAAAGGAAGAACTTGCTTCAGAAGTTTGTGGAGCAAAAGTTGGAGAAACAGTTACAGAGCGTGTGGCTGTTACAACTACTGAAAATGATGTGCCAGATGTACTGTCACTTAAGGATTCCCTGGCTGCTATACGCAATGCTACTCAAGCAGCTGCTCGGATACACCAAATTTTCAGGGTTCAGTCATTTCAGAGGAAGCAAATTATTGAGCATTGTGATAATGAGTTATCATCTGATGAGAATGCTCTTTCTATTGTAGCTTCTAGAGCTTGTAAGTTGGGGCAAAACAATGGTATAGCTCATGCGGCTGCCATTCAAATCCAGAAAAAGTTTCGTGGCTGGAATAAGAGAAAAGAGTTCCTTTTAATTCGACAAAAAATTGTTAAAATTCAG GCTCATATAAGGGGGCATCAAGTGAGGAAGAAATATAAACCAATTATCTGGTCGGTAGGAATTCTGGAGAAGGTGATATTGCGGTGGAGACGTAAAAGAAGTGGTTTGAGGGGATTTAGATCAGAGGCGGTCATGAATAAGCCAAGCACACAAGAGGACTCATTACCGGAGGATGATTATGATTTTCTAAAGGAAGGAAGAAAGCAGACTGAAGTCAGAATGCAAAAAGCCCTTGCTAGGGTGAAGTCCATGACTCAATATCCTGAGGGTCGTGCTCAATATCGTAGGCTGCTTAGTGCTGCTGAAGGACTTCGTGAAGTGAAG CAGGATGGTCCAACTCAAATTCCGGAGATCCCAGATGATACCGTCTACCCTGAAGAGGAGTTGTTTGATGTTGAAAGTCTGTTGGATGATGATACTTTCATGTCTATAGCATTTGAataa
- the LOC129885795 gene encoding calmodulin-binding transcription activator 2 isoform X2 — translation MADCGSDPPGFRLDITQILSEVQHRWLRPAEICEILRNHRKFHLTPEAPYRPVSGSVFLFDRKVLRYFRKDGHNWRKKKDGKTVKEAHEKLKVGSIDVLHCYYAHGEEDDNFQRRSYWMLEQDLMHIVFVHYLEVKGNKVNVGCIRSTKLAHSNYLNDCSLSDSLPTRHKKLASANADSTSLSSTLTEAHEEAESEDSHQACSRFHSYPDRASGMDSHLVENRDTICSSYGSPQSSVEYTPLPGIDGARKCDLGNFASGSHRTIDLGSQEPVSQHCSNGEMVCHDDFKNNLSVHGNWQYSFGHSPLQFHGQNVNQDLIADSSYDLGLPSDLLTVRGQSYLYPDEQEEQLTQLNLQYLNSLVEVQGDINQENCMDMLELGDYSTIKQPHLSSVKMEEGLKKVDSFSRWVAKELEDVEELHMQPSNQMSWNVIDTEADGSCLPSQLHVESDSLSPSLSRDQVFSIIDFSPNWAYSNLETKVLITGRFLKSEGELVEYKWSCMFGEVEVPAEVLADGILRCHAPPHKPGVLPFYVTCSNRLACSEVREFEYRFGPYQELGAADVSRTEKHLLERIENLLSLGSVGSCYSSDSMEDSKEKQSTVNKIICMMEEENQQMIERVSYNDTSQCRVKEDLYFERKLKQNFYAWLVHQVTYDERGRTLLDDEGQGVLHLVAALGYDWALKAILSSGVSVDFRDMNGWTALHWAAFYGREKTVVGLVSLGASPGALTDPSAEFPLGRTPADLASANGHKGISGFLAESSLTTHLSKLTVTDAKEELASEVCGAKVGETVTERVAVTTTENDVPDVLSLKDSLAAIRNATQAAARIHQIFRVQSFQRKQIIEHCDNELSSDENALSIVASRACKLGQNNGIAHAAAIQIQKKFRGWNKRKEFLLIRQKIVKIQAHIRGHQVRKKYKPIIWSVGILEKVILRWRRKRSGLRGFRSEAVMNKPSTQEDSLPEDDYDFLKEGRKQTEVRMQKALARVKSMTQYPEGRAQYRRLLSAAEGLREVKDGPTQIPEIPDDTVYPEEELFDVESLLDDDTFMSIAFE, via the exons ATGGCGGATTGTGGATCGGATCCTCCCGGATTTAGATTAG ACATAACACAGATATTATCAGAAGTGCAGCATCGTTGGCTGAGACCCGCTGAGATTTGTGAAATCCTGCGGAACCATAGGAAGTTCCATTTAACCCCAGAGGCTCCATACAGGCCAGTTA GTGGCTCTGTTTTTCTTTTCGATAGGAAGGTTCTAAGATACTTTAGGAAGGATGGGCATAAttggaggaagaagaaggatgggaagACAGTTAAAGAAGCTCATGAGAAGCTGAAG GTTGGAAGTATTGATGTGCTACACTGCTATTATGCCCATGGAGAAGAAGATGATAATTTTCAAAGGCGCAGTTATTGGATGCTTGAACA GGATCTCATGCACATAGTTTTTGTCCACTATTTGGAAGTTAAG GGTAACAAGGTGAATGTCGGTTGCATCAGAAGCACTAAATTAGCTCACTCAAACTATCTGAATGACTGCTCATTGTCCGATAGTCTCCCTACGAGACACAAAAAGCTAGCTTCAGCTAATGCTGATTCAACAAGTCTATCAAGCACTTTAACAGAAGCACATGAAGAAGCTGAATCAG AAGATAGTCACCAAGCGTGTTCTAGATTTCATTCATATCCAGACCGAGCATCTGGAATGGACAGTCATCTAGTGGAGAATAGGGATACCATCTGTAGTTCATATGGTTCACCTCAATCTTCAG TGGAGTATACACCACTTCCCGGTATAGATGGAGCCAGAAAGTGTGATCTTGGTAATTTTGCATCTGGTTCTCATAGAACAATTGATTTGGGATCTCAGGAACCAGTTTCTCAGCATTGTTCAAATG GTGAGATGGTATGCCACGATGATTTCAAGAATAATTTGTCAGTCCATGGAAATTGGCAG TATTCTTTTGGGCACTCTCCGTTGCAGTTTCATGGACAAAATGTCAATCAGGATTTGATTGCAGATTCGAGCTATGATTTGGGACTACCTTCGGATCTACTTACTGTTAGGGGGCAATCGTACTTATATCCTGATGAGCAAGAAGAGCAACTAACACAATTGAATCTTCAATATCTGAATTCACTCGTGGAAGTTCAAGGTGACATTAATCAAGAGAATTGTATGGATATGCTAGAGCTTGGAGACTATTCTACAATCAAACAGCCTCATTTGAGCAGTGTAAAAATGGAAGAAGGCCTGAAAAAAGTTGACAGCTTCTCCCGATGGGTTGCCAAAGAGCTTGAGGATGTTGAGGAGTTGCATATGCAGCCAAGTAATCAAATGTCATGGAATGTTATAGATACTGAGGCTGATGGTTCCTGTCTGCCAAGCCAGTTGCATGTGGAATCagattcactgagtccctctctctctcggGATCAGGTTTTCAGCATCATTGATTTTTCACCTAATTGGGCTTATTCAAACTTGGAAACGAAG GTATTGATTACTGGAAGATTTCTTAAGAGTGAGGGCGAGCTGGTTGAGTACAAGTGGTCATGTATGTTTGGGGAAGTAGAGGTTCCTGCAGAGGTTTTAGCAGACGGGATACTTCGTTGTCATGCTCCCCCACACAAACCAGGAGTACTCCCTTTTTACGTGACATGTTCAAATAGATTGGCTTGTAGTGAAGTCAGAGAATTCGAATACAGATTTGGACCTTATCAGGAACTTGGTGCTGCCGATGTTTCTAGGACTGAGAAGCATCTCCTTGAACGAATTGAAAATTTATTGTCCTTGGGATCTGTTGGTAGTTGTTACAGTTCTGATAGTATGGAGGATTCTAAGGAGAAACAAAGCACAGTTAATAAAATCATCTGTATGATGGAGGAAGAGAATCAGCAGATGATAGAGAGAGTGTCGTACAATGATACATCCCAATGCAGGGTGAAAGAGGAtctatattttgaaagaaagCTGAAACAGAATTTCTATGCATGGCTGGTTCACCAAGTTACCTATGATGAAAGAGGGCGAACTCTTCTCGATGATGAAGGCCAAGGTGTACTTCATTTGGTAGCTGCACTTGGTTATGATTGGGCCTTAAAGGCAATTTTATCATCAGGGGTAAGTGTAGATTTTCGTGACATGAATGGATGGACTGCACTTCATTGGGCCGCATTTTATGGAAG GGAGAAGACTGTTGTTGGTCTTGTCTCTTTAGGTGCATCTCCTGGAGCATTGACAGACCCATCTGCTGAATTTCCTTTGGGTAGAACCCCTGCTGATCTGGCATCTGCCAATGGACACAAGGGAATATCTGGATTTCTTGCTGAATCTTCTTTGACCACTCACCTTTCTAAGCTTACTGTGACTGATGCAAAGGAAGAACTTGCTTCAGAAGTTTGTGGAGCAAAAGTTGGAGAAACAGTTACAGAGCGTGTGGCTGTTACAACTACTGAAAATGATGTGCCAGATGTACTGTCACTTAAGGATTCCCTGGCTGCTATACGCAATGCTACTCAAGCAGCTGCTCGGATACACCAAATTTTCAGGGTTCAGTCATTTCAGAGGAAGCAAATTATTGAGCATTGTGATAATGAGTTATCATCTGATGAGAATGCTCTTTCTATTGTAGCTTCTAGAGCTTGTAAGTTGGGGCAAAACAATGGTATAGCTCATGCGGCTGCCATTCAAATCCAGAAAAAGTTTCGTGGCTGGAATAAGAGAAAAGAGTTCCTTTTAATTCGACAAAAAATTGTTAAAATTCAG GCTCATATAAGGGGGCATCAAGTGAGGAAGAAATATAAACCAATTATCTGGTCGGTAGGAATTCTGGAGAAGGTGATATTGCGGTGGAGACGTAAAAGAAGTGGTTTGAGGGGATTTAGATCAGAGGCGGTCATGAATAAGCCAAGCACACAAGAGGACTCATTACCGGAGGATGATTATGATTTTCTAAAGGAAGGAAGAAAGCAGACTGAAGTCAGAATGCAAAAAGCCCTTGCTAGGGTGAAGTCCATGACTCAATATCCTGAGGGTCGTGCTCAATATCGTAGGCTGCTTAGTGCTGCTGAAGGACTTCGTGAAGTGAAG GATGGTCCAACTCAAATTCCGGAGATCCCAGATGATACCGTCTACCCTGAAGAGGAGTTGTTTGATGTTGAAAGTCTGTTGGATGATGATACTTTCATGTCTATAGCATTTGAataa
- the LOC129885795 gene encoding calmodulin-binding transcription activator 2 isoform X6, whose product MIIFKGAVIGCLNSEDLMHIVFVHYLEVKGNKVNVGCIRSTKLAHSNYLNDCSLSDSLPTRHKKLASANADSTSLSSTLTEAHEEAESEDSHQACSRFHSYPDRASGMDSHLVENRDTICSSYGSPQSSVEYTPLPGIDGARKCDLGNFASGSHRTIDLGSQEPVSQHCSNGEMVCHDDFKNNLSVHGNWQYSFGHSPLQFHGQNVNQDLIADSSYDLGLPSDLLTVRGQSYLYPDEQEEQLTQLNLQYLNSLVEVQGDINQENCMDMLELGDYSTIKQPHLSSVKMEEGLKKVDSFSRWVAKELEDVEELHMQPSNQMSWNVIDTEADGSCLPSQLHVESDSLSPSLSRDQVFSIIDFSPNWAYSNLETKVLITGRFLKSEGELVEYKWSCMFGEVEVPAEVLADGILRCHAPPHKPGVLPFYVTCSNRLACSEVREFEYRFGPYQELGAADVSRTEKHLLERIENLLSLGSVGSCYSSDSMEDSKEKQSTVNKIICMMEEENQQMIERVSYNDTSQCRVKEDLYFERKLKQNFYAWLVHQVTYDERGRTLLDDEGQGVLHLVAALGYDWALKAILSSGVSVDFRDMNGWTALHWAAFYGREKTVVGLVSLGASPGALTDPSAEFPLGRTPADLASANGHKGISGFLAESSLTTHLSKLTVTDAKEELASEVCGAKVGETVTERVAVTTTENDVPDVLSLKDSLAAIRNATQAAARIHQIFRVQSFQRKQIIEHCDNELSSDENALSIVASRACKLGQNNGIAHAAAIQIQKKFRGWNKRKEFLLIRQKIVKIQAHIRGHQVRKKYKPIIWSVGILEKVILRWRRKRSGLRGFRSEAVMNKPSTQEDSLPEDDYDFLKEGRKQTEVRMQKALARVKSMTQYPEGRAQYRRLLSAAEGLREVKQDGPTQIPEIPDDTVYPEEELFDVESLLDDDTFMSIAFE is encoded by the exons ATGATAATTTTCAAAGGCGCAGTTATTGGATGCTTGAACAGTGA GGATCTCATGCACATAGTTTTTGTCCACTATTTGGAAGTTAAG GGTAACAAGGTGAATGTCGGTTGCATCAGAAGCACTAAATTAGCTCACTCAAACTATCTGAATGACTGCTCATTGTCCGATAGTCTCCCTACGAGACACAAAAAGCTAGCTTCAGCTAATGCTGATTCAACAAGTCTATCAAGCACTTTAACAGAAGCACATGAAGAAGCTGAATCAG AAGATAGTCACCAAGCGTGTTCTAGATTTCATTCATATCCAGACCGAGCATCTGGAATGGACAGTCATCTAGTGGAGAATAGGGATACCATCTGTAGTTCATATGGTTCACCTCAATCTTCAG TGGAGTATACACCACTTCCCGGTATAGATGGAGCCAGAAAGTGTGATCTTGGTAATTTTGCATCTGGTTCTCATAGAACAATTGATTTGGGATCTCAGGAACCAGTTTCTCAGCATTGTTCAAATG GTGAGATGGTATGCCACGATGATTTCAAGAATAATTTGTCAGTCCATGGAAATTGGCAG TATTCTTTTGGGCACTCTCCGTTGCAGTTTCATGGACAAAATGTCAATCAGGATTTGATTGCAGATTCGAGCTATGATTTGGGACTACCTTCGGATCTACTTACTGTTAGGGGGCAATCGTACTTATATCCTGATGAGCAAGAAGAGCAACTAACACAATTGAATCTTCAATATCTGAATTCACTCGTGGAAGTTCAAGGTGACATTAATCAAGAGAATTGTATGGATATGCTAGAGCTTGGAGACTATTCTACAATCAAACAGCCTCATTTGAGCAGTGTAAAAATGGAAGAAGGCCTGAAAAAAGTTGACAGCTTCTCCCGATGGGTTGCCAAAGAGCTTGAGGATGTTGAGGAGTTGCATATGCAGCCAAGTAATCAAATGTCATGGAATGTTATAGATACTGAGGCTGATGGTTCCTGTCTGCCAAGCCAGTTGCATGTGGAATCagattcactgagtccctctctctctcggGATCAGGTTTTCAGCATCATTGATTTTTCACCTAATTGGGCTTATTCAAACTTGGAAACGAAG GTATTGATTACTGGAAGATTTCTTAAGAGTGAGGGCGAGCTGGTTGAGTACAAGTGGTCATGTATGTTTGGGGAAGTAGAGGTTCCTGCAGAGGTTTTAGCAGACGGGATACTTCGTTGTCATGCTCCCCCACACAAACCAGGAGTACTCCCTTTTTACGTGACATGTTCAAATAGATTGGCTTGTAGTGAAGTCAGAGAATTCGAATACAGATTTGGACCTTATCAGGAACTTGGTGCTGCCGATGTTTCTAGGACTGAGAAGCATCTCCTTGAACGAATTGAAAATTTATTGTCCTTGGGATCTGTTGGTAGTTGTTACAGTTCTGATAGTATGGAGGATTCTAAGGAGAAACAAAGCACAGTTAATAAAATCATCTGTATGATGGAGGAAGAGAATCAGCAGATGATAGAGAGAGTGTCGTACAATGATACATCCCAATGCAGGGTGAAAGAGGAtctatattttgaaagaaagCTGAAACAGAATTTCTATGCATGGCTGGTTCACCAAGTTACCTATGATGAAAGAGGGCGAACTCTTCTCGATGATGAAGGCCAAGGTGTACTTCATTTGGTAGCTGCACTTGGTTATGATTGGGCCTTAAAGGCAATTTTATCATCAGGGGTAAGTGTAGATTTTCGTGACATGAATGGATGGACTGCACTTCATTGGGCCGCATTTTATGGAAG GGAGAAGACTGTTGTTGGTCTTGTCTCTTTAGGTGCATCTCCTGGAGCATTGACAGACCCATCTGCTGAATTTCCTTTGGGTAGAACCCCTGCTGATCTGGCATCTGCCAATGGACACAAGGGAATATCTGGATTTCTTGCTGAATCTTCTTTGACCACTCACCTTTCTAAGCTTACTGTGACTGATGCAAAGGAAGAACTTGCTTCAGAAGTTTGTGGAGCAAAAGTTGGAGAAACAGTTACAGAGCGTGTGGCTGTTACAACTACTGAAAATGATGTGCCAGATGTACTGTCACTTAAGGATTCCCTGGCTGCTATACGCAATGCTACTCAAGCAGCTGCTCGGATACACCAAATTTTCAGGGTTCAGTCATTTCAGAGGAAGCAAATTATTGAGCATTGTGATAATGAGTTATCATCTGATGAGAATGCTCTTTCTATTGTAGCTTCTAGAGCTTGTAAGTTGGGGCAAAACAATGGTATAGCTCATGCGGCTGCCATTCAAATCCAGAAAAAGTTTCGTGGCTGGAATAAGAGAAAAGAGTTCCTTTTAATTCGACAAAAAATTGTTAAAATTCAG GCTCATATAAGGGGGCATCAAGTGAGGAAGAAATATAAACCAATTATCTGGTCGGTAGGAATTCTGGAGAAGGTGATATTGCGGTGGAGACGTAAAAGAAGTGGTTTGAGGGGATTTAGATCAGAGGCGGTCATGAATAAGCCAAGCACACAAGAGGACTCATTACCGGAGGATGATTATGATTTTCTAAAGGAAGGAAGAAAGCAGACTGAAGTCAGAATGCAAAAAGCCCTTGCTAGGGTGAAGTCCATGACTCAATATCCTGAGGGTCGTGCTCAATATCGTAGGCTGCTTAGTGCTGCTGAAGGACTTCGTGAAGTGAAG CAGGATGGTCCAACTCAAATTCCGGAGATCCCAGATGATACCGTCTACCCTGAAGAGGAGTTGTTTGATGTTGAAAGTCTGTTGGATGATGATACTTTCATGTCTATAGCATTTGAataa